The following coding sequences are from one Oryzias melastigma strain HK-1 linkage group LG20, ASM292280v2, whole genome shotgun sequence window:
- the lsm5 gene encoding U6 snRNA-associated Sm-like protein LSm5, translating into MAATQGSNPSQLLPLELVDKCIGSRIHIVMKTDKEIVGTLLGFDDFVNMVLEDVTEFEITPEGRRITKLDQILLNGNNITMLIPGGEGPDV; encoded by the exons ATGGCAGCCACACAGGGTTCGAACCCGTCCCAGTTGCTCCCACTCG agcTTGTGGACAAATGTATTGGTTCACGAATTCACATCGTCATGAAAACGGACAAAGAAATCGTCGGAACCTTGTTAGGTTTTGATGATTTTGTCA ACATGGTGTTGGAGGACGTGACAGAATT tgaAATCACACCAGAGGGAAGGAGGATAACAAAGCTGGATCAGATCCTCCTGAATGGAAACAACATCACCATG CTCATCCCAGGTGGAGAAGGTCCAGACGTGTAG
- the psme2 gene encoding proteasome activator complex subunit 2, producing the protein MSKAATLKICSASAVKVENFRQTLYQEAENLFSNRIPQKILQLDVLLRDDSFNISDSLRAQLDIPIPDPPSPEEEEMETDKDEDSEKKKKKAPKCGFIKGNEKIMTLLERVKPEIVALRETIIIVSCWIQHLIPKIEDGNDFGVAIQEKILERIAAVKTKVDGFQTNINKYFSERGDAVAKASKETHVMDYRSLVHEKDGAIFSELRVIILDIRGFYAELYDIINKNLEKVTNPKGEEKSSMY; encoded by the exons ATGTCAAAGGCGGCAACCCTGAAGATTTGTAGCGCGAGCGCAGTAAAG GTGGAAAACTTCCGCCAGACTCTGTATCAGGAG GCTGAGAACCTGTTCTCCAACCGGATCCCTCAGAAGATCCTCCAGCTGGACGTGCTGCTCAGG GATGATTCCTTCAACATCTCAGACTCCCTCCGGGCTCAGCTGGACATCCCCATCCCAGATCCTCCTTCTCCAGAGGAGGAG GAAATGGAGACCGACAAGGACGAAGACAgcgagaagaagaagaagaaag CTCCAAAATGTGGCTTCATCAAGGGGAACGAGAAGATCATGACCCTGCTGGAGCGCGTGAAGCCGGAGATCGTAGCCCTCAGAGAGACCATCATCATT GTGTCCTGCTGGATCCAGCACCTCATTCCTAAAATAGAAGACGGGAACGACTTTGGAGTCGCCATCCAG GAGAAGATTTTAGAGCGTATCGCTGCTGTGAAGACCAAAGTTGATGGTTTCCAGACCAACATCAACAA GTATTTCTCAGAGAGGGGAGACGCTGTAGCCAAAGCCTCCAAAGAGACTCACGTG ATGGACTACCGCTCACTGGTTCATGAGAAGGATGGAGCCATCTTCTCGGAGCTCAGAGTGATCATTCTCGACATCCGTGGGTTCTAC GCGGAGCTGTACGACATCATCAACAAAAACCTGGAGAAGGTGACCAACCCAAAGGGGGAGGAGAAGTCCTCCATGTACTGA
- the buc gene encoding bucky ball → MDDSSKQAPSFGSGGQRNQPSRPFFFVQPPSQPYYLYQHLQLNNPYAQYGLPGGFNVGRPCMPPYSYMPYPGFVLPHAPIYPMDYRRVFEPRFHAPAWGEVPRPQPHAQPPRRRETACSEAQTDPSDAITKLIECLDKIRVSELQSGDRELDSGVASHSFSMSPPGEEKKREEQDHSTPLEAHGCCLESPTVTFGESSVAVDDSESSQAVLDTRSSQACWSGGLEEEELPIDSSSIHEDCEHRHPAAEEHFFSLEKEQVTDIQSNISVTDSSVPRCDLEKPLKPAQPPPTSSSQSGSKESKSSEVVSDSEHPGDELRCQILKLPFDCVLAPGAAGGAGAGHILSPAGPYYYNYLSMQATHERMSVLSPSLDELSSRDEMFSTDLEDVDLFPKHVYAGRRLAEVMGGSPHRNEEVWLPDVKRVMCACCGKSLNKGSSRSKTSKIYWDEAGDSEEEEEEEGRFGRSCEQPVRVVVRKHISPRKSYILPQRHALKSWYKRGHYKEVPEPAEQDQEDRKEAAAETEEQDGGKLQCRTCQDRPCRDAGTTADQWAEEVIPRRRHAAPPQRPGRAEPRC, encoded by the exons ATGGACG ATTCAAGCAAGCAAGCCCCTTCATTTGGGAGTGGAGGCCAGAGGAACCAGCCGTCCAGGCCCTTCTTCTTCGTCCAGCCTCCATCCCAGCCTTATTACCTGTACCAGCACCTGCAGCTCAACAACCCATACGCTCAGTACGGCCTGCCTGGAG GTTTTAATGTTGGTCGTCCCTGCATGCCCCCGTACTCCTACATGCCATATCCTGGCTTTGTTTTACCACACGCTCCAATTTATCCGATGGATTACAGGCGTGTGTTTGAGCCCCGCTTCCACGCCCCTGCCTGGGGTGAGGTCCCTCGCCCGCAGCCCCACGCCCAGCCTCCGAGGCGCAGGGAAACGGCCTGTTCAGAGGCTCAGACGGATCCCAGCGACGCCATCACCAAACTCATCGAATGCTTGGATAAGATTCGAGTGTCTGAGCTGCAGAGTGGCGACCGGGAGCTGGACTCGGGCGTGGCGTCGCACTCCTTCAGTATGTCTCCACcaggagaagagaagaaaaggGAGGAGCAGGATCACAGCACGCCTTTAGAAGCTCACGGATGCTGTTTGGAGTCTCCTACCGTGACTTTCGGGGAATCCAGCGTTGCTGTGGACGACAGCGAGTCCAGCCAGGCGGTCTTGGACACTCGGAGCTCCCAGGCGTGCTGGTCAGGAggactggaggaggaggagctgccaATAGATAGCTCCTCCATCCATGAAGACTGTGAGCACAGGCATCCAGCAGCAGAGGAACACTTCTTCTCTCTCGAGAAGGAACAGGTCACAGATATCCAGTCAAATATCTCGGTGACTGACTCGAGTGTTCCCAGATGCGATCTTGAGAAACCCCTAAAGCCTGCACAGCCACCCCCCACCTCCTCCAGCCAGTCTGGCTCCAAAGAATCTAAAAGCAGCGAGGTGGTTTCAGACTCGGAGCATCCTGGCGATGAACTCAGATGCCAGATCCTCAAACTGCCCTTTGATTGTGTTTTGGCCCCTGGAGCTGCTGGCGGCGCTGGAGCCGGCCACATTCTGTCTCCAGCTGGCCCTTACTACTACAACTACCTCTCCATGCAGGCGACGCACGAGCGCATGAGCGTGCTCAGCCCGTCGTTGGATGAGCTTTCCTCCAGAGATGAGATGTTCTCCACAGATCTGGAGGACGTCGATCTCTTTCCCAAACACGTGTATGCCGGGAGGCGACTCGCCGAGGTCATGGGCGGATCACCTCACCGCAACGAGGAGGTGTGGCTACCTGACGTGAAGAGGGTGATGTGTGCTTGCTGTgggaaaagtttaaataaaggcTCAAGCAGGAGCAAAACCTCTAAGATTTACTGGGACGAAGCTGGAGACtcggaggaggaagaggaggaggaaggcagGTTCGGGAGAAGCTGTGAGCAGCCGGTCCGAGTGGTTGTGAGGAAGCACATTTCCCCCCGAAAATCTTACATCCTCCCCCAAAGACATGCCCTGAAGTCTTGGTATAAAAGGGGGCATTACAAGGAGGTGCCAGAACCTGCAGAGCAGGACCAGGAGGATCGAAAGGAGGCGGCGGCGGAAACGGAGGAGCAGGACGGCGGCAAGCTGCAGTGCAGGACGTGTCAGG ACAGACCCTGCAGAGACGCTGGGACCACAGCGGATCAGTGGGCGGAAGAAGTGATTCCCAGGAGGAGACACGCGGCGCCTCCACAGAGACCAG GACGAGCAGAACCCAGATGCTGA
- the kbtbd2 gene encoding kelch repeat and BTB domain-containing protein 2 — protein MSDLSERRPVNADYAVSLLEQLKFFYEQKLLTDVVLLVEGTEFPCHKMVLATCSSYFRAMFMSGLSESKQTHVSLRNVDPATLQIIITYAYTGNLAISDSTVEPLYETACFLQVEDVLLQCRDYLVKKINAENCVRMLSIGDLFSCSELKQSAKRMVEHKFPVVYRQEAFLQLSHELLIDVLSSDNLNVEKEEAVREAAMLWLEYNMEARSQHLSSVLSQIRIDALSEVTQRAWFQGLPPNDKSVVVQGLYKSMPKFFKPRLGMTKEEMLIFMEAMSEAQGDGYVTSTSAPTAIVCYSPQAEKVYKLHNPPGDLQKVGTLVTPDNDVYIAGGQIPLKNAISNHGKGGRLQAVFRSVDSFFWFDAQQNSWVPKTPMLCARIKPSLVYCEGCIYAIGGDSVGGELNKRTVERYDCEKDEWSMMSPLPFAWNWSTAVVAHGCIYVMTHDLTYCYFPRADTWVEMAMRKTSRCFASAAAFGDLVFYIGGLHVVSNSGVRMPTSTIDGSSVTVEIYDVNKNEWRTAANIPAKRYSDPCVRAVALLGSLCIFMRETHMNERAKYAIYQYDAELDRWFLRQPVSERVLWDLGKDFRCAVGKLYPSCLEESPWKPPTCLFSPDGADEFEVDGELVTFPHV, from the exons ATGTCGGATCTTAGCGAGCGCAGGCCGGTGAACGCGGACTACGCTGTCTCCCTGCTGGAGCAGCTGAAGTTCTTCTACGAGCAGAAGCTGCTAACCGACGTGGTGCTGCTGGTGGAGGGCACCGAGTTCCCCTGTCACAAGATGGTCCTGGCCACGTGTAGCTCCTATTTCAG AGCGATGTTCATGAGTGGACTCAGCGAGAGCAAGCAGACGCACGTCAGCCTGAGGAACGTGGACCCGGCCACGCTGCAGATCATCATCACCTACGCCTACACGGGGAACCTGGCCATCAGCGACAGCACGGTGGAGCCGCTCTACGAGACGGCCTGCTTCCTGCAGGTGGAGGACGTCTTGCTGCAGTGTAGAGACTACCTGGTGAAGAAGATCAACGCGGAGAACTGCGTCCGCATGCTGAGTATCGGCGACCTCTTCAGCTGCAGCGAGCTGAAGCAGAGCGCCAAGCGCATGGTGGAGCACAAGTTCCCGGTGGTGTACCGGCAGGAGGCCTTCCTGCAGCTCTCCCACGAGCTCCTGATCGACGTGCTGAGCAGCGACAACCTGAACGTGGAGAAGGAGGAGGCGGTGCGCGAGGCCGCCATGCTGTGGCTGGAGTACAACATGGAGGCGCGCTCGCAGCACCTGTCCTCCGTGCTCAGCCAGATCCGCATCGACGCGCTGTCGGAGGTGACGCAGCGCGCCTGGTTCCAGGGTCTGCCCCCCAACGACAAGTCGGTGGTGGTGCAGGGCCTCTACAAGTCCATGCCCAAGTTCTTCAAGCCCCGCCTCGGCATGACCAAGGAGGAGATGCTCATCTTCATGGAGGCCATGTCTGAGGCGCAGGGCGACGGCTACGTCACCTCCACGTCCGCGCCCACCGCCATCGTGTGCTACAGCCCCCAAGCCGAGAAGGTGTACAAGCTCCACAACCCCCCCGGAGACCTGCAGAAGGTGGGGACGCTGGTGACCCCTGACAACGACGTGTACATCGCCGGCGGGCAGATCCCCCTGAAGAACGCCATCTCCAACCACGGCAAAGGCGGCCGGCTGCAGGCCGTCTTCCGCTCCGTCGACAGCTTCTTCTGGTTCGACGCCCAGCAGAACTCCTGGGTCCCCAAGACCCCCATGCTGTGCGCCCGCATCAAGCCCTCGCTGGTGTACTGCGAAGGCTGCATCTACGCCATCGGCGGCGACAGCGTGGGCGGGGAGCTGAACAAGCGCACGGTGGAGCGCTACGACTGCGAGAAGGACGAGTGGAGCATGATGAGCCCGCTGCCCTTCGCCTGGAACTGGAGCACGGCGGTGGTGGCGCACGGCTGCATCTACGTGATGACGCACGACCTGACGTACTGCTACTTCCCCCGCGCCGACACCTGGGTGGAGATGGCCATGCGCAAGACCAGCCGCTGCTTCGCCTCGGCCGCCGCCTTCGGCGACCTGGTCTTCTACATCGGCGGGCTGCACGTGGTCAGCAACTCCGGCGTCCGCATGCCCACCAGCACCATCGACGGCTCCTCCGTCACCGTGGAGATCTACGACGTCAACAAGAACGAGTGGCGCACCGCCGCCAACATCCCCGCCAAGCGCTACTCGGACCCGTGCGTGCGCGCCGTAGCGCTGCTCGGCTCGCTGTGCATCTTCATGCGTGAGACCCACATGAACGAGCGCGCCAAGTACGCCATCTACCAGTACGACGCGGAGCTGGACCGCTGGTTCCTGCGGCAGCCCGTGTCGGAGCGCGTGCTGTGGGACCTGGGCAAGGACTTCCGCTGCGCCGTGGGGAAGCTGTACCCCTCCTGCCTGGAGGAGTCGCCGTGGAAACCCCCCACCTGCCTCTTCTCCCCAGACGGGGCGGATGAGTTCGAGGTGGACGGGGAGCTGGTGACCTTCCCCCACGTATAg
- the avl9 gene encoding late secretory pathway protein AVL9 homolog, with product MESHGRDEGKGPVLHIVVVGFHHKKGCQVEFSYPPLMPDEGHDSSLLPEEWRYLPFLALPDGAHNYQEDTVFFHLPPLSGDGKCVYGVSCYRQIEAKALKVRQADVTRETVQKSVCVLSRVPLYGLLQAKLQLITHAYFEEKDFSQISILKELYDHMNGSLGGSALDGSQVYLGLSARDLILHFRHKVLILFKLILLEKKVLFYISPVSRLVGALMTVLSLFPGMMEHGLVDSSHYKPRSSVSEELPLKESVSGGEEFVSVSVSDVADPNLEGTAPPAGDSGNSTEGNHLLKPPASSSPVSASPVSSESDWETLDPGVLEEGGPKESPEKEEELLDTFDSQPGVPITVQPQAVTGQGGVTQGLVSGLEEDQYGLPLAIFTKGYLCLPYMALQQHHLLSDVAVRGFVAGATNILFRQQRHLSDAVIEVEEAQIQIQDPELRKTLSLTTADLRFADYLVKHVTDNRDDVFLDGTGWEGGDEWIRAQFTLYLHSLLSSTLQPDSDRLLADFGVPFITAWKITHSFRVWSSNKHVAMSSITPGHPFHGQYSVADVKLRLSHSVQNSERGKKLGNAMMTTSRSMVQTGKAVGHTVGGALNSAKSAMSSWFSTLAHPALATGPEVSEPNTETKP from the exons ATGGAGAGTCACGGGAGAGACGAGGGCAAAGGTCCGGTTCTGCACATTGTCGTGGTCGGATTTCACCACAAAAAGGGATGCCAG GTGGAGTTTTCGTACCCGCCTCTGATGCCGGATGAAGGCCACGACAGCAGCCTGCTGCCGGAGGAGTGGAGGTACCTCCCGTTCCTGGCTCTGCCTGACGGGGCGCACAACTACCAGGAGG ACACTGTGTTTTTCCATCTGCCCCCCCTCTCCGGAGACGGGAAGTGCGTGTATGGAGTTTCCTGTTATCGCCAGATAGAAGCTAAG GCCCTTAAGGTCCGCCAGGCAGACGTCACCAGGGAGACGGTTCAGAAGAGCGTTTGCGTTCTCAGCAGAGTG CCTCTTTACGGTCTCCTTCAAGCAAAGCTGCAGCTGATCACGCACGCCTACTTCGAGGAGAAAGACTTCTCTCAGATCTCCATCCTGAAG GAGCTCTACGATCACATGAACGGCTCTCTGGGAGGCTCCGCCCTGGACGGCTCTCAGGTTTACCTCG GATTATCAGCCAGAGACCTGATCCTGCACTTCCGACACAAG GTTCTCATCCTCTTCAAGCTCATCCTGCTGGAGAAGAAG GTCCTGTTCTACATTTCTCCGGTCAGCAGGCTGGTGGGAGCTCTCATGACGGTTCTGTCGCTGTTTCCCG GGATGATGGAGCACGGCCTGGTGGACTCCTCCCACTACAAGCCCCGGAGCAGCGTGTCGGAGGAGCTGCCGCTGAAGGAGAGCGTCTCCGGAGGGGAGGAGTTTGTGTCCGTGTCCGTCTCTGATGTTGCTGATCCGAACCTGGAGGGAacggcgccccctgcaggagaCTCCGGTAACAGCACGGAGGGAAACCACCTCCTCAAACCGCCGGCGTCCTCCTCTCCGGTGTCCGCTTCTCCGGTGTCCTCGGAAAGCGACTGGGAGACTCTGGACCCGGGCGTGTTGGAGGAAGGCGGTCCCAAAGAGTCACCtgagaaagaggaggagctcCTGGACACCTTCGACTCGCAGCCAGGTGTTCCCATCACCGTACAGCCGCAGGCGGTCACCGGTCAGGGGGGGGTCACCCAGGGGCTGGTGTCCGGCCTGGAGGAGGATCAGTACGGACTGCCGCTCGCCATCTTCACTAAG GGTTACCTGTGCCTGCCCTACATGGCGCTGCAGCAGCATCACCTCCTGTCAGACGTGGCCGTGCGAGGCTTTGTTGCCGGGGCGACCAACATCCTGTTTCGTCAGCAGAGGCACCTCAGCGACGCCGTCATTGAA GTGGAGGAGgctcagatccagatccaggatCCCGAGCTCAGGAAGACGCTGAGCCTGACCACGGCGGACCTGCGTTTCGCCGACTACCTGGTCAAACACGTGACGGACAACCGGGACGACGTGTTCCTGGACGGGACGGGCTGGGAGGGGGGAGATGAGTGGATCCGGGCGCAGTTCACCCTGTACCTGCACTCCTTACTGTCGTCCACGCTGCAGCCAG ACAGCGACCGGCTGCTGGCCGACTTCGGAGTTCCTTTCATCACAGCGTGGAAGATCACGCACAGCTTCAGGGTTTGGTCCAGCAACAAGCACGTCGCCATGTCCAGCATCACACCTGG TCATCCGTTCCACGGTCAATACAGCGTGGCCGATGTGAAGCTCCGCCTCTCACA CTCTGTCCAGAACAGTGAGAGAGGTAAGAAGTTGGGGAACGCCATGATGACCACGAGCCGCAGCATGGTCCAGACCGGGAAGGCAGTGG GTCATAcggtgggcggagctttgaaCAGCGCCAAGTCTGCCATGTCCTCCTGGTTTTCCACACTGGCCCATCCGGCGCTGGCGACCGGACCAGAAGTTTCTGAACCCAACACTGAGACGAAACCATGA